CATCGTGAGTGGAGCCACTGTTACAGTCCAAAGCCATCAGGATACTCTGGTtcataaagtaataaaaaacaaaaattccatCACCTGCAACAGTGATCAATTCCCTTTgacaaaacaaaagtgaaagaaaaccaCAGGAAATCTGTCAGTTCTAAGATTCCTCCATTTAGTACAGAAACCAACATTTTAAGGATTCCTGACAAAGTCAAAGCAAATTACTCCTAAATGTTTTGATGCTTTTATTACAGCTCTTTCATTCTCCATTTAACTGCTATCACTAACTACTTCAGAAAAGGTTGCACAAAGTTATTACAAAATTCAAATAATGTTGGATCCttgcagaagagaaatgaaaCTTAGAAGAATTTGCAACATTCTTTGATTGGAAAAGCTATTTCTGATGCTTTTGCATACAgctacaaatgaaaataaacagactGAGAGACGGAAACATCTTCTGTTCTAGTGCTTCATGCACAGACTAATACTGGCAGTTGTTACACAGTGCTGATTTAATGAGtggaataaaacaaatattgcTGCAGGTTAAAAATACTAATTCTTTGTGTATGAAGTACTTGAATGCACACCAATAGCTTAGTTGACTTTGCATCTTTTATTCTGCCAATCACTGTAGTACCTGAATGTCTCACCCACtatatttctgcatttaaaaagagaaagtataCAAGACATAATGTTCATCCTCAGTGATTCAAAGATTTGAGTGTACTTCCACCAGCCCTGACTTCAGGTAAAATATGCTAGTTAACAGCAACGGTGGGTGTCAAGCACCATGTTGCTGGACCTCACCACTGCACAATAAAAAAGGCAAGGTATCATATATCAAGACTGAAAGAACTAACTAAATTACAAGCAGTCCTTTGGCAAACAATTATTATAGTGGATTTCAATGAATGCAATCATCTCAGTGCAGAGTAAAACTGACACTCAAAGAATGCTGGGAATAGTAATAGCAGTATTAGCAATCACCTACATATCAAGAAACAAAATGACCAAAGTTCCTCTTCAGCTGAAAAACTACATATGAAGACCCAAATGAGCCTTGCAAGAACTTTAGTCATGTTTCAAAAGCTAAACTCGCAAACTTGGAAGAGCTGCAGTTTGCTTCTAGCCACAAAAACCTCTTCATTCCTACAGAATTAAGAAGCCTACAATGCCTTCTTCAATGTTCCCATCACCTTTTCCGGAATTGTGCCCAGAGAAGATTTCTAAGCGGATACTTCTTCATGATTGCAGCTACTGTTCACAACAGAGCTGTGCATAAATCTGGAGTCAGTCACTAACcaacactgggaaaacaaaattttaacttTCTCTACCACATACCTTGTTTTGATTCCTGACCTTCCAGCTTGCTGTCTTCTCTCAGAGAAGAAGTTGAGTCTATACTGTTGTCCTGTCTGGAAAAAATTAAGAACACATTTTAATCagcataattaaaattaaaatttttttagaaaCTAAAGAAATTATGAGATGGTAAGCCAATAAGACCACTACAGTAGGAATAAAGGCAGAAGGAACATACAGAGTCCTAATCTGAGCACTTGAGAACAAGCTTTATTTATTCTGCCTAGTAATACACAAGTATAAAGCAATTATTTCCACTACACCCTAACCTTTCAGAGTAACCATCCTCAGAGGTTATAGCTGAGGAACCACAGCTGAATGATTATATAGAAAAAGCTCCTCACCTTAGGGGCTTTTCTCTAAAACTCAAAATAAATTGTCACATAGTTAAATGATCTAGAAAAACTATAGTTTCTGCTGCATTCAAATACTACTTACTGTTTTCATATGTTTGTATGTTTTCATATGCACAGAGCACctctagaaatatttttaatgctatGCACCTTCATTACGGAAAGAGAAATGTACTGCCCTGTGCCATTACAATAAACTGAGAACAGGCTATTTACTGTGATTTTTAACCCAAACTCAGTGATATTCTTTCAGCTTGTTTTCCTGCTTGGTCAACTCAAGATGTATTCTCCAAaccttttaatttctgttgGACTTTCCATTTCCAAGAAGGGAATAAAGAGAAGGAATGGATACAAAGTAGATGTTCAAATAGCTATGCTGTGCAGGAATTTCTTTATATATGGCTAACTCATTCAGATAATTATTTGAACTTTGCCACCTTCTCAAGTGAGAGTTGCTCACTTATTTTCTGTTCCAGTAGTCTTTCACTACAAGATGTCGTAAGATGGATCACAACTCTCTTCTGTTAGATGTAAAATAAGCCCAGGAGTTCAACAAATAAAATTAGATCTGAGATGGTTTAGATATGTTCCTCAGAGACTCAATTTTCCTGCTGTCATGGGGGAACAGGAACACCAGACAACATATATTACCATGTTCAATTTGTTAAGTGGGTTGCAAACAGCCATAAAGCTCTAAGTCACAGTCAGTGGTAACTGAGACTCACACCAGTTACCACTACACTGAGCCTGCACAGCCTAGTTTAGGACCAAAGGCAACTGAACTGGTCCTGTTCTTTGAGACAGGACCAGACTCCTGAGTAGCACCATTTCCCCCACTCAACTCTATTACCAGGTGGGGGTAGGCCAGATGCCAGCACAGACCACCAGCTAAATCTGTTCATGATGCTGCCAGCAGACCTTCCCAAAAATTTCAGGTTTTGTTCTCCAGTCACTTGCTAAGGTTCATCACACACAATTCTCTGTTATATTGTCCTATCCATTAGGTTATGCACGTAACAGAGAGTCACAATGAGCGCACAGTCccaaggaggagcagagggaaaacagcGAGCAGAGGAACCCTAGTACCTTCGTCAGTGCAGAGGGATCACCCTGCCTGAGCTGCTTCTAAGGTTGTGAAAGGACAGCAATCAGCCCATTTCATGGTAATGAAACCCAGCAAAGCTAGAAAACCACCTTATAGGCTGAAAGGTGTTACTGTCTACAAAGAGCAAGGGGATCAAGTTTTGGATGCCGGAGAAGAACATTTCAGGACTGCACAAAATGTACTGACGTATGTTTTCAAGGGGACAGTAAGAATGTGTAAGGCAATGGgatattttgaggaaaaaacaaagacagGAAAAGGGACAGAAGGAGATAGATTATAAAAAAACAAGCATGGGgaaacagagtgaaaaaaagaTTAAGGGCCAGCAGAGAATGAACAGGTCAGTACACTTATCTAGTGAAGCCCTGGACTTGAACACCACAATCTGTCCTGCCTTCTCATTGAACTGACTATATGGCTGTACCAACTCTTTTTCCAAATAAGATGATACTAATCTCTCTATGCACATACATGTATGTTTAAGTGCCAGCAAATGCAAGGGGGACCACAGGTCCTAAAGGCCTGCAAGACTGTGCTGCTGGAAActacaaagaatgaaaaatgcacACTACTTCTAGAATTTTCATGTCATGCATGAGTATGCAAATGCTTGTTATTCATGAGCAAACCTCCGGCTAGTCTAGTCAACAAGTAGGACAAGAGGTCTGGGAGTACGGTGTCAAATGGACTGTAAAACCCAATGCTGAATTCCTAAATAGACAAGGTTCTGCAAGTAGGCAAATTCATCCCTGCACTGGACAGCAATGTGTCACTTGAAAAAGGCTGATCTTGCCCTAGTAGTATCAGGCAATAAATTTCACATCTTTAGTACTACCTTGAGGAATTATAATCACCTCTTTGACAGAAAACTCAGTGATTTCTACAGTTCAAACAATGGCTGTCTGTGGGAGTGACAGTGTTTGTGTGGATCTCtttaaggtctgaggtgattgatgagtgcatccttaaggaccagagaaccacctgtagaatgtgaaTGCCTTGTagccagtagaatctttccatgtatgttaggtgaactgCTGATcaatagtgtactggcatgttatatgcaggagtagataaaagtgaagctgttactaaaaataaagtcctttctctttggtgagccttctgatcacactgcagcctgagttgtctctgccttcTCTGACCACTGCTAATTtaatctacattaccccaataAAAGGTGACCCCAATAGCTGCCAAATTACCTACACCTATTTCAACAATcatgtaaaaagaaattttcacCTGAAAAAATTCATACATTGAAACTCATcataaaatttctttctgttgccTTGACTCTATCAATCATTACAGTAAAACATTCCTTTAAAGACTACCTACTGTCAGCAAAAGAACTTTTAGAACCTGAAAATACTTTAACAGCAGGTTTTACTCTCAGAATTGACAAGATTGGGCAATACTGCTGGTGAACCTTCAGGACTTCCATTCACGGGCAGGCATTTTGCTCCATCTACTGGCCCACTAGACACATTTCAGTTCACAGTTCAGCTTCTCTTTAAATTTaagttgttttatttgtatgctagtgaaaaatatttttccgTAATTATCTATACTGTGGTTAAGATTTAAGAAGAGGTAGCACAATATCATGTCTTCAAACAATAGGAGCAGAAGATATGTTAATCTAAAATCAAGGGACAGTATACAAATTTAACGCACTCTTCTTTCATGCTATGCTCGTAAGTGACAACAGTAATTTGGAGTTCCCTCTTTTTATCAGTTTTTGAAGATACTTCTTTTTCAGGAAGTTCAAAGTCCCTCTACCGAGCAATacataaagcatttttaattaatttttttaaacagaacagCGATTTCACAATATCatcttttcagcagaaaaaagttAACTACAATCACAGTTTGTTGATGACAAATGTTGTAAATTTAAATTTACCTTATTTTATGTAGACCGAGCATTTCATATTGGTATGCTCCACACTTGTGCAATGCTTACCTGGGTTCAGACATGTGGATTCTGTACACAATTTGTTACAGGAATTTGCACAGCTGTTAAAGACACTTGGGTTTGAGCGTGAATTGATACCACAACTCCAGTAGATTATGCAAAGTGAGGTAAGACAGCAGCACGGGTCAGGAAAGGGACTACTGGCCATAGAAGTGGATGGCTAAGGACTAAAATGGTAGCACAGCAATACTGGTGGCTGGGATAAAAAGTTTATGTGGTAAATGAGGTTGAAGAGCATGAGGAAAAAGttttgtgaggggaaaaaatacctcAATGAAGTGGACTTAGAAGAGAGTCCAAAACATGACAGACAGCCATGCAGATAACTTTCCTTACAGGCACTTTAATTATCACTAAGAAACATTCACCTATGTCTTCTGAGTAAGGCATAAGATCAGTATCTCTGCTATTCTTGACATAAAGATGACAAACCTTCCTGAATTAAAATTTGCCTTTACACTTATTTCCAAGTCTAAAAAACATCTCTACAAGTCTCAAATCCTTGTCAGAGTCTTGCCACCAATTTTGTTCCAAGGATAGTTTTCAATAACAAATGAGAACTAAAATAATTAACACAAGCaactgaaaaagaggaaaaaagtcctTATGGTGTTCCTTAAGAAAAGTATCTCAAATGACAGATGTTAATCAAATAGTTTAATGAGCTATGAAAACTCCATCAGTCCTGTTACAGGTGAAGTTTGAGGAGACCACAAGAACAGAAGACAGTGAACCAAAGTAGCCAAATGCTAATGTATCTGTTCAGTGACTTATGTAGCTTGTTGTTTCAGTGATTCCAAATGATGAAGATAACCAAAATGTCCCACAGGGGTAAATACCAGATGGCAAGTGTGTGCCTGAAAACAACCCAGCACCCAGgagcacaaagaaaacaagcaaaaactgCACTTATGactgcaaagcaggaaaaagccTACAAATTTGGAAGTTCACTGGCAAAACATCAATCACTTAACAGAGACTCCTTTACATTTAGAGACAATCTATTTACCATATTTTGTAGTTTTTgaatttttctatttgtttttttaaacagccaGCAGAGGGAAATGTCCAAAATAAGAAAACTAATCCTTATGTGGCCTAATACTGAACACATTCACAATCAGGTGGGCTCTGGTGGACAACAAATAGCAAAGAGGAATACAGTGAAAAATGGGCTCCAAACAGAACCTTAGAAAAAATAGCGTCAGAGGGTATTAAAATTGTATCACAAGAATGAAACATAATTTAGTATCACTCCGTTTTCTAGTACATTTCTATAATGAGATATGATCAAAGAAATTCATAGTTTGTTCTGAATCAACGACAGAATCAGAAACCAgatttctgttaaataaaaatactggccagactgtgacatttggATCACTGTTACTGCTTTTCCCATCCATTCATTCCTATTCATTAGGTTTAGATAAAccaacagaaacagcagctgagagGTACTTTAATCTGCCCACCACTGGTGCATTGCCTTGTACTGTCTCAGAGGTTTATTAAGCATGCATTAGATCTGTGGACCAGCTGTAAGCAGGTCAGtactgaaaatataaaagcttTATTAGTCTTCTAGAAGCAAGTTAGGCCCATAAAATTTGATGTTTAGTGGGTGAAAACTAGTGacttcttttccccttcactACTACTTCCATAGAAACTATCACACAGGTGAACTCTTTCTGACAAAGAAATGGTCTTAAAAAGTAGACAAGCATTTcaagaaaaggttaaaaaatgtTGACCTTTACAAAACAGACAGATGCCAATGTAAGAATAAGAAACCAGAAGCCTGTACTCTTGTGAACCCTCTGTTCTTGAAATGTTACGTTCTGTATCAGCCCTAACAGAGTACATTGAACAGGTAAGAGTCAGTGCTGCTTCAACAGGGGCAGGAATGaaggatcagaaaaaaattgaagagaaGGGATAAATCTCAGGTGAAATGAAAACACACTTACACAATTTACTGACCTAAGGGGGAACAGCTTACTTAGCCTGTTTTAGCTCACACAAAGTTAACCTAAACCACAGTCTTCTATTGCAGGCTACAAATGTGACTGTTTAATTACCACAACTCAACTAATGGGTGGTATGCCACATGTGCTTAAGACACATTTAATGTTATAAAGTGACAATGTCATGTTTGTAAGTTTAGTGCTTGCTAGTAGTCACAGCTCACTAACATTCAACTGAAGTAATACTTCATTAAAGATACAGCACTTAGGATTTTCAATTATATACTTGATCATTTCTCCCAAAAAATCTCTGTACTGTTCAGCCTTCTTAAATAAGTTAAGTGTTTTGTCTTTTACTCACTGACTGACTGAATCATCTCCAGTCTTGTCTCCTCCATCTGCCTCCTCGTCAGTATCAGAATCAGCTCCAATCCTGCCTAGATATACACAGTTTCAAACATGAAAATTTAGGCAGGTAATAAAATTAATACTACATAATTAGGTTTACTCTTAATTATTAACTCTATTACAATCAGCatgagaggatttttttcctcagttaaagcagaagttttaaaattagaCCTAGTCAAAACAAAGCTTATTGTGAGCTTTCTGCTAGCCAAATGGttgacatttttcatttatactgtattaagaaaaaaattattagctATTCCTAGTACAATACTATAGGTTTAAGCACAGGAGATGGAATTAACAGCATGATAATCCACAGCATTCAAGATTCCTAGAGCTCCACTTCATTGAAAAGACAGCAATGCATTTACAAGTAAGTTCTACAGCCCTTAAACATGAAGTGGAAGTTCATAAGATAGTGAAAAGCTGGAATGTCATGTTCTTAATCAAAGTACATGAACCATGTGTCTCAGCTGAATAGAGGGATTATGTACACACTAATGTATACTTAATGGTGTGTGTAGATACATATATAAAGTAGCAAATTCATTTGAGGCAGACTATTGTCAGCTGTACAGTGAAGCCTAAGAGTTTCACTCATACCTTCAAGTATCttcaacaggtttttttcagataacAGCTCCAACTGCTCCATGCAAAGCCTTTTGATTTCATCCATGGAACAGTTCTAAGAAGACAGATAAGACAGACCACAAACTACTAAAAATTTCTGAGAAAATTTCTGTAATGAATGAAGAGTTAACTTGGATTGCAAGCCCCTCCCATATTTTGATCTGCATTGATGTGACTGCTGTAGAAAACTGGGTGTTCCAGTATTGACAACTACCAGAATAGTGTAGGTGTAGTGttctctgaaaaattaaagcaagtACACAGTCTCAGTTAGTTGATGTATGGCTTGGAGTTTCCACTGCAGCTGCAACACTGAGCATTATAAATACCTGACCATATGTGCAAGGCATGGGACAGCAAACAACTGCAGACCTGATTATTCCTAGTTCTCCATCACTTAGGAGGAGGTGGATGACATAGTAAAACTTGCAAAGACCACAGCGAACTGTTGAACCCAAGTTCACAAACTGAAGCAAATACTGCTAGTGACAACACCCCAGCAGTTGCATATCACAACACAGAAAGTAACAGAAATATGTAAACTGTGATCCATTTCTTATGCTTAATACCCACCACATGCTGCCACAGATTTCACAGGTATTCCAGTTACCTTTGTATCTGTCATACTTCTTGTTGACATAAAGTGGTAATTTGACACTTTCAGATGAGTTATACCACATAAAAGCACCAAAACTAGGGAGTGCTGAACATGTTGTAACACTCACAATCCTACTGTAGGTTTGGTTCTACGCTATCAGGCAATTTCCTAACAAACTCAGTAACGTCTTTGCTTTCCGCTGCTTGATCTCTTTCATTCTCCCAGACATGACAAATGGATAAACTTGTATGctcaaaaatgaagaaatcctGCCTCACTTATATTAACAATACAACTCATTAAGTTAAAAACtagaaacaaaaattttaaaactattaaCACCACACAAATGGAATTTCACCTGCAGCCTCTTCTTCTGTACAGACTACTAGCCTAGTTTATTTTTTCTACGTACCGCTGCTCACAAGACTCAAAATGTGTATGTTCCAAGACAGGAAAATTCTAACTTTACTCCATAAAAGTACAGCTTCAGAAGCAGTTTATCAAGgaggggttttattttcttatctcaGATACTGCTTTAATATCATAAAAAGCAAATCagctgacacaaagagaaatcaACCTTTTATTAACAAATTAGCACATTAATTAGTGGACATTGCTAATTTACTCCTTGCAATTATGAAACTCCTTTTGCATTTAACTAACCAATATAGGGAGATACTACAAAATGAAGCCTGCAGTTCAGGCTGAGCAGTAGAAAGAGTAATCTGGAACAATTACAGCAAATCTTTAAAAAGTCTCACTTCCAAATACATGATAGGGAGACTACTTAAGAAGAGTACTTGACGTTATAGACACTTCTTTACTTAGGAAATATACAGGCAGCTTTTAAACTGTAAATCTACTAGACTTGAGAAATAAGTGTGCTTTGTTACACAAGCATTTCAAGACCATAGAAAGTATATCAATGTTAAGTTTCTTTCTGTACCTTCAAAGTATCAGGCAGCATCCGCTGTAGCTTCTTCTCCCCTATGACACAGAAACACTGTTGAAGCATTTCCTTTTTGTCAGCAATGTAGAAACTGACGGGTTTGAGTGACACAGTGAGATCTAATCCTCCTTCTTCTACATCACTGGGTTGTTCAGTTTCTTCCACTTTTTCTCCAGAAGATACATTGCATTTTGCTTCCTAAAATCAAGGAGGGCAAGTATagctttcacattttttaatgaattagagaaaaaaacttACAGCTTCACTTGTGATAGTTTTCCCTTCATAACTGCAAGGTACATCCTAATGTGGACTTCTCAGATTCCAAACAGTGTTTCATATTGCAAAGCAAGTGCATTGCAGAAGCTACATTTTTGATTACTGAAACCATTTTTATGCTAGAGAGACTTTTTTAGAGCTTTAAGAGGCAAAAAGTACTTGCAAATATTAACTGGTAAATATTACCTGTAAATATTTAGCTGCTGCTTACACATGAAAGCATGgtttaaagcagaagaaatccAACCCTCTGATTTGCTGTGCAATTAAATCACTAGAATCCATCATTTAAAACTACCCTGCTAAGACAGAAATTGGTGCTGCGTGACACagtctttggagaaaaaaagtcGACTCAATATTAGAAAATATACGTTCCATACTATACATCAATGGATTACTTCtacaataaagacaaaaaaataacaataccAAGCTAGAAATGTATTTGACAGCTTCAGAATTCACTCAAGACGTACATGCCACAGGCATTTTTGTACTCGCACTCAACACCTCCGTGAGCAGACTCACAATGCTCAAGCGTGAGAGCCGCCCCCGAGCCTGCGCCGCACATCGCTATCGCCCGTGCCGCACATCGCTATCGCCCGTGCAGCCACACAGTGTCCCGGGGGCGacgcggcccggcccggccatGGGTGCGGGAGCCGCACCGCTCCGCTCCGCCCGCCCTTCGCGGCCGTCCCGGCCCGGTCTTGTGGCAGCGGCACCGCGTCGGCCCTGGAGGGGCAACAGCCCGGCGGGTCAGGGCGGGGCGGGTTGCGCCCGGGAAGGCGCGGGAGAGACGGCACTGTCCGCACCCGCGAAGCGCCCGCCCGTCCGCGCTACCTCCAGGGCACCGTGGCTGGCCTCGGTGCTCCGCCGCTTCCTCTCGCTGCCGTCCGGCCCCGGCGCTCCCTCCGGGCAGCAGGAACGCGAGCGGCGCCGCTTCTTCTCCTTTGAAGTCTTCCTGCCCGGCATCGCCGCAGCCGCTCGGCGCGCCCGGGGCCGCCACCCCCAGCGGGGCGGGAAGAGGGGGCGCTTCCGGCACAGCAGCGCGGGCAGCGCCCCCGCCGGCGAGGCGGGATCGTCCCCGCAGCATCCCGCATCCCCCGCATCCCCGCCTCTCCGCATCCCCGCCTCTCCGCATCCACGCCTCTCCGCATCTTCCGCATCCCCCGCATCTTGCGCACCCTCCTCATTCCCCACATCCCCGCCTCTCCGCATCCCCAGTGTCCCCCGCATCCCCCACATCCCCCGTATCCCCTTATCCCCTCATCCCCCGCATCCCCTACATCCTCCTTAACCCCTGCATCCTTCGCATCCCCTCATCCTCGCATGCCCCGTGTCCCTCGCATCCCCTCATCCCCGTTTCCGCCACAACTCCCACATCTCCGCATCCCCCACATTGTCGTCATCCCCCGCATCTCCGCATCCCCCGGAGTAGCTTGGGTAtgctttgtttgcttggttggtGACTTTTGGGGGTTAGCGTGGTGAGAATAAAGCTATTTCCAAACGTGAGCAATCCACCCATTCACACAAAGATCTTTGATCTAGGGTCTAGGAAACATGTCTCCTcaggggcagctgaggggagctggggttgtttagtttCAAGAAGGCTTGGGGGAAACTCATCACTCTttacaaccacctgaaaggaggttttagAAAGGTTGGGGCCAATCTCTTCTGCCATACCTGCAGTGAGAGGACtagaggaaatggctttaaactgagacaCGGG
This region of Pithys albifrons albifrons isolate INPA30051 chromosome Z, PitAlb_v1, whole genome shotgun sequence genomic DNA includes:
- the CAAP1 gene encoding caspase activity and apoptosis inhibitor 1, producing MPGRKTSKEKKRRRSRSCCPEGAPGPDGSERKRRSTEASHGALEEAKCNVSSGEKVEETEQPSDVEEGGLDLTVSLKPVSFYIADKKEMLQQCFCVIGEKKLQRMLPDTLKNCSMDEIKRLCMEQLELLSEKNLLKILEGRIGADSDTDEEADGGDKTGDDSVSQQDNSIDSTSSLREDSKLEGQESKQGKGEDSDVLSINADAYDSDIEGPCNEEDGSDVQENTARSGAGQIDDLQKDIEKSVNEILGLAESTPKEPKGATLSVSPTEDVQPSAQQLELLELEMRARAIKALMKAGDGNKQP